The genome window TACTGTCTTTGTAGGCCAGTACAGATGCAGAATATTCcaccattgcagaaagttctggtGGACTGTGCTGTCCTAGACACTGGGATAGCAGCAGGGACCCAGATCCAGTGTATGCCCTTCAGATGAGGGACAGCACAGTGTGACAGGTGCTGGGATTGGAGACTGTGGATGTGTGCAGGGAGAAGCATCTCACTCCTGGTGAACCCCAGATGCAAAGTGTTGGGGCTATTGAAACCTTGAGAAGTTCAGAGAATAAGAATCATTTCTGCTGTTGCAGAAACCTGGTTTGtatcccagctctgctacctCCTTCCTGGCTGAGTGACCTGAATGTGGTTTGACGTTTCTGAGCAttattccttatctgtaaaatgagagccCTAGTACTTGTACTTCCTACCTTAAAGTGCATGTGAAGTAAATGCTTAGCTAATGGTAATCAGTGCTGTTACCTACCATTATTATTCTTGACATCCTAGCCCAAGGAATAGGGGTGGGGCTAATTTGAGGCATCATCTCTAGTCAGTGGCACCCTGCCCCAAATTCTGGGTGTCAAGGTCAAGGATGCATTCAGGGTATTGTAGCTCTGGATTAAAGTTTACTTGGTCTTGCTGTAAGGGCCTTACATTTCcgtttctctgcctggaatgcttggTCCCCTGGATCTTTACAGGCCTGCTGCCCTGTCATCAGCTCACTTAGCTATTTGGTATTTAGATATCAACTCAAGGGTTGTCTCCTCAGTGGCTACCCCTTGTCTACTCGGACTAAAATATTGCATACAcaccccactacattatacatTCTCTCATTGCtctgcttcatttatttcatataatcTGTTTTGAAATCCTGTTCATCATTGTGTGACTTTCTTCATTAGATGGTAAATTCTGTGAAGCCTGAcactttttttcacttctgtgctCTTGCTGCCTGCAGTGTAGTCATCAAAAATACTTGTGGAGTGAACAGATTAATTCTTCTTCCACCTGGAAAGCTCACAGCACAGTACCTTAGACTTGAGAAAGTGACCAATAAATGGTGTGAAAAGTGGCCCACCACCCTGGCTATAAATTGGGCTGGGTCCCGCCCAATAAAGTTAAAACTGTTGGAGGTGGGACCTTGacattggcatttttaaaaagcttctcaAAGGGATTCTAATGTACTGCTTGGGATGAGAAGCCTTGTTTGAAGAACAGTGAGGTTAATGATAGCTGAcgtttattaagtgcttactgtgATGGAGGCACTGAGGTTAGGGCTGCACAGGCAGTATCTCATGAAGTCCGAATGAGGACCCGTGAAAGTGGGTATCCCCATTAgttggtgaggaaactgaggcttacataGCTAGCAAATATAGTTGATGGAGTTGTCACTTAAGCCCAGACAGTTTGTGTCAAGAGCCCCCAATCTTTTAACTGTCGtcttagtagtagtagtagtagtagtagtatcaTCATCATTAGGACTGAGAATATTGGTGGATCCAGATGAGTCACAGATGCACAGGTATCAGTTCCTTCCCTTGACAGCTCCTGGGGCAGATTTAGAGTGAGAAGGGAGCCCCAAGGCTGTTCCCTGGGCCACCCAGCACCCTGGTGTGCCCTCCCCTGTTCTGTCACTACACCAGTTCTGCCCCTCCCTTTCCACTCCCCCAACCTGGCTGTGGTTTTCTGTCTGTCCTCAGGTCCCCCAAGAGGGAGGCCCAGTTTGTAGAGTCAGCAGTCCTTATCTCCAGACAGAGCTGTTAGGCTTTTTCTCTGtggtgagggaggagggaggctgagACGGAAGTGCTTGGGGACTACAGTGGTTTCTGTGCTGGACTTGGACCAGCCTGGCCTGATAGCACCCAGAAGTGTGGACTAAATTGGGCCTAACTACCTTCTTTGTCCAAGATTAAGGCCCAGAGAGTCTCCATCTTGGTTACTTTCtcagagtcacacagcaagttagtGGCTGAACTGGTACTCACACTGGGGACTTCCAGGTCCCTTTTTGTTCTTAATGGTCTGTTAGAGTCCTAGAGCTCTGCCTCCCTCAGGGGGCTTTGGGCCACCTGAGAAGGAAAGTTCAGTTATAATTTTCAATCCCTGGACACATGGGATTGGTACTAAATCTGGATTTTAGcaaagaggggagagagaggggaacACTGTCCAGTGACAGCATGATCTGGTTTGGGTACTGTTAACAAGGCCAGTGCTGAGGGCTCCCCTCCCAGTTATCAAAACAAACGAATAAGTAAAACATCCTCCCTGAACCCCACCTCCAGGACTAGAAGCAGAATTAACAAGTACATGACTCTGGTGGTTTCCAAAGAGGCTCCAATAAATATGTGCATGTCAGACTGGCTGCTACCATCACCCTTTTATACCCTGCCCTGATTTCCTCCATGCCtctctattttcttcattcatgGACTAGTATGAATGACTTAGCCCTGCTCGCCACAAAATGTGATCTGGTGGTAGGGAGGCCGACATCTGACAATTAGAAGACAATGCCATTAGAAGTAAAAGCACTGGGAATTGTGGGTTCACAGATGAAGGTCAGAAGAGGGTTCCTAGACCTTGGAAGACTAGTTAGCACTGCAAAAGGAGTGACCGTGGGAACGCGCTGGGCCTGACCACTAATTTGTCTGGAAGGCTGTGGGATATTGAGGCAGGGTTTTGTCAGTTGATCAGATTAGCACTTGAGAAAATTTACTCTGGCTGCAGAAAATTTGCCCTCTTCAGGAGCTATCAGGGTTATGTATTCACTAAATCTGCTCCTAGTGCTAAAGGTGGGGTTCAGGGACGATGTTTCATTTATTCACCTGTTTTGTTAACTCTAGTAGAGAATCGATAGGAGAGGGCAGGCCTGCAGAAGCAGAGAGATCATCTGTGAGGCTGTGAGTGGTGGTCTGAGGAGTTGATGGCGGGAAGAATGAACAAGTGACAATTGGAGAGAGATTGCAGCTGCATCCTAGGAACCTGGGGGACTTGATAAGCATGTGGCTTTGGGATACAAACAAGGGATTCCTTCGTGGGTTCTTCAGGGCTGCCATAACGTGGCCTCCTAGGGATTAACAGCGTGGTGGCTGCGTATGCCCCTTCTTCAGGCCCTTCCCACCCAATCCTGGGACTCCTGGGTCTTTGCTCTGTTCTGAAGACCTCTGCCTGTGGGGTGTACCCTCTTTTTGCTTACCCTTCCTCCACTTGCTAAACAGGTATATATCTCCCACCTGACTCCTGCATGCAAGGTGCACCAGAAAGGTGGTTTTAATAGCTCAGAGTGGCCCCATGAGTAGGATGAGAAAACTAGAGATAACTATCCTCTTAGTCCTCCCTTTTACTTCCAGCTAACTGTGATGCATTTCCTTCTAGGAGCAGGGGGAGAGCCGGGCTCGGCGAGGTCCTCGAGGGCCAAGCGCCTTCATCCCGGTGGAGGAGGTAAGTTTGAAAGGGGTCAGGATTTTCCAGTCCTGGGAAGAAAGGACATGGGGCATTGGGTAGGTGAGGCCGTCTTCCTGTCTCTTGAAATAGCAGCTTGAAACTACCCCCTCAGGTTCCTGGCTTATTTAATCCACACAACAGGCCCTATGAAATGAGCATGTCAACCCCATTTTGTTGGGAAGAAACAGGCTCACAGAGCTAAGGTGATAATAGCACAGCTGGTAATGAACAAACTTTTGATTCCCAGAATGAGGCTTGTTTTTCCTTAAGAAGGTGAAACTATCAATGTTTATCTTCTCATTCTTGACTGTGCACGTACTAGTTTTTTTCAACTTCTAAAggagtatatatttataataagaaaattcCCAACATTTTTTCAGAAAGCTCTGGTCTCTTGTAATCTTACCCCGCAGAGAGGTAGTAACTGTTACTTTACCATTTGCCACTGTTTTCGGGCTTTTTTTCATGCAGAATCAAGGTCATAGTTTTGttgtgggtttttgttgttttttggtggtggttctgttttgttctgtttttctcaatACAACTCATTTACTGAGtcaggtcattcattcatttaacagctATGTGTTGAATGATTCATTCATCATGTATGTCTGTAGCCCTGAGCGCACtgctctaggtgctggggatatagctgagaacaagacagacaaaaacccTTGCCATCATGGAACTGACATTGTAGCGTGCCCTTGAAGAGGGATATCGCCAAaacaaatgcagagaaaaattttttaattttaatgtttcttttttctttggccTTTGGTGAACAAAAGCAAATGTTTTGTTTCCTTGTCCTCTTTGCTCCCCAAATGTGTAGGCCAAGTAATTGATGAGATGTTAACAAATGTCTAAACCCTCCACCCTTTATAAATGGAAAGTAGCCACCCACCCACTGACTATGTCTGTCTGTCAACCAGAATTTTAAGCTCAAGTAtggttcttatattttattttttcatttataaattaccACTCCTCTTCGATAATAAAATAAGTAGGCTTTGGGGTTAATCTGGATTTGAACCCtggttctgtcatttatgagGTCTGTAACCTTGAGCAAGGATTGAaacctctgtgggcctcagttgcctcatctgtcAGTGGGGGAAAATAATAATACTCATTTCATAGGATAATTGGGACGATTCAGTGAGATAATGCAAGGAAAGCTTAAAACTCAGACCTGTCATGGAAAAAGCACTCAGAAAATGGGAACTATTTTGTGCCCACCTCCCATGGCTGTATGGATTTGCACTGTTAGAATAGAAGCTCcataaaggcagaagaaattatACTTTAGTCTCTGTGCCTGCATTTTCCTatctaaaaatggagaaaatagaaCTCTAATAATTTcatagttgtgaggattaaatgagttaatttataTGTAACGTAGTTGAAGAGTGCTTGACATGTAGTAAGCATTATGTAAGTACTGGCTATTATAAGGTAGCTAATAAGTTTTTGTTTAACCACttgatgaaatatcttttccttccCTATTCTTTTTTTGGACATGGTGGTGGTTTTCAATTCCGTGCTCTTAAAATCCCACTGCAGTGAATATGTTGGTCTTCTTGGTGGGGAGGACAGGACAGGACGGGACCCAGTCTCTCCTCACCTTCACTTGGCAGGTCCTTCGGGAAGGAGCTGAGAGCCTCGAGCAGCATCTGGGGCTGGAGGCGTTGATGTCCTCAGGACGGGTGGACAACCTGGCAGTGGTGATGGGCCTGCACCCTGACTACCTTAGCAGCTTTTGGCGCCTGCATTACCAGCTGCTGCACACAGATGGGCCCCTGGCCAGCTCCTGGCGCCACTACATTGCCATCATGGTGAGCCTGTCTGCCCCCAACTCTTGCTTCCTGCCTCTCAGGCAACAGTGAGGCCTGTGAGGTCTATCCTCCTGGGGTACCCACCCTGAGCAGGGCACAGAAAGAAGAGGGTGACCTGGGTCCTGTCCACCACCACCACAGGCTGCTGCCCGCCACCAGTGTTCCTACCTGGTGGGCTCCCACATGGCTGAGTTTCTGCAGACTGGTGGTGACCCTGAATGGCTGCTTGGCCTCCATCGCGCCCCCGAGAAGCTGCGCAAGCTCAGTGAGATCAACAAGCTGCTGGCACATCGGCCGTGGCTCATCACCAAGGAGCATATCCAGGTGCAGTGGGCAGAGAGGCAGCTCCCCAGGGAAGCCCTGGGGCTGGGCCCGGCTGGGCATGGCAGGCAGCCCAGGAGCAGGCACTGAACAAGTCTGgtcctctttcctctccaggcCTTGCTGAAGACAGGCGAGCACAGCTGGTCCCTGGCCGAGCTCATCCAGGCCCTGGTCCTGCTCACCCACTGCCACTCGCTGGCCTCGTTCGTGTTTGGCTGTGGCATCCTCCCTGAGGGGgacccagagggcagccctgccccccaGGCACCTTCGCCCCCCAGTGGGCAGAGCAGCCCCCCCAGCAGGGACCCACTGAACAACTCTGGGGTAAGTCCTGGGCCTGGATCTTAGCGGGAGAGGAAGCTGGCGTGGCGTTTGGTCCTTAGGTAGAAGCCACTACTCTGTCTCACACTGAAAGGCCTTAGAAAAGTTGGCTTTGaagcttagtttcctcatctgagaaatgagGATAAAGACCATTACTTCATAGTgggtggtgaggattaaatgaaataacccTGTGGCCAGCCTCTCAGCATATAACCTGTTGGCTTCAAGTCTGGTTTTTAgcactttgaaaatacaaaattctcCTATAAAATGGCCTTGtttattttagtataaaaataCAGGTACCTTAAAACTCTCTTACCTGGGGAGGAAGCTGATGCTCAGAGAAGACATGTCTATTCTGTAGCATCTTGAATTTCACTTTGGGAAGCACCTGTGAGTGGCCAGCACAGTGGCTGGCCTTTGTGGTCATTCAGGAAGGTTGGGCATGGGGGAAAGATGTGTGTGGTTtcctggggctgagggaggaggagtACATGGTCACCTCTGAATCCTTCCTCCAGGGCTTTGAGGCCGCCCAGGATGTCGAAGTGCTAATGGAACGCATGAGGCAGCTGCAGGAAAGCCTGTTGTGGGATGAAGGAGCATCCCAGGAAGAGATGGAGAGCCGCTTTGAGCTGGAGAAGTCGGAGAGCCTGCTGGTGACCCCCTCAGGTGCGGGATCACAGGCATCCAGGTGCCGGATCACAGGCATCCAGGTGCCAGAGGCAGCCCGCCTCTTACACCATCTCTGCTGGGGAGCAGGCACTCCATGCACTGCACCTCTTGTATTTTGGAAGTGGCCACATCTCAACCTCCCTTTCCAAGAGGTTCTGATTTGGGGTCAGAACTGGATTTGAACCCTGGCCTCTTAGCATTTCTGGCTGTGTAACCACCAATAAGGTCACTTCCTGTCTCAAGACCTAAGTCTCCTCCCATGTGAAGGATCGATTTGTAGTGTAAATGGGACGACAGAAGCAAAGCTCTTAGAGAACCTGGCCCTGGGGAGCAGCTCCATAAATAACTGCTGCTAGTGTGATTGTTGCTGTTTACTGGGAGCTGCCTCAGGTCCATGGACCTGATTCACCTCCTGCAGGCCTGGCTTCAGCTAGTGCCCTGATTTCACTCACTCAGTGAAGGGCTTTCTCTGGGCTCCCCAGCCACCTACTCGTGATTGATCAGGAGTGGAGGCCTCTGCTCCATGCCTTGGCTTCACTATgacctctttctggcatttttagCTGACTTCCTGGAGCCCTCTCCACACCCAGACATGCTGTGCTTCGTAGAAGACCCCACTTTTGGATATGAGGACTTCACCCGGCGAGGGGTTCAGGCACCCCCCACCTTCCGTGCCCAGGTAGGCTCTCCCCACTAGTTTTGGCATTGCTCCAGATTTATAAATAAGCATGGGGTAGATGGTTTGAGGGATTAGACAGTTGGCCGCTTTCTCTCCCTCCAGATTCCTTGAGGGAAGTGGGAGACCCTAGATCATGAAGGGACCCGTCTGTGCCAAAAGTCAGGGGATCCTGATCATGGGGGGAAGGCCATCCCCAAGGTGCATCCTCCTCAGCTTCTCAGGCCCAGACCACGCAGCTGGGTTAGATTTGGGGAATGGGGAACAGCTGTTATGGAGAGCCAAACAGGGGTCTCTCTTGCCAGTCGTGGGCCCCAAAGTTGCTTCTCCCTGATCCCTGCCCACATTTCTCAGGATTATACCTGGGAAGACCATGGCTATTCACTGATCCAGCGGCTCTACCCGGAAGGTGGGCAGCTGCTGGATGAGAAGTTCCAGGCAGCCTATAGCCTCACCTACAACACCATCGCCATGCACAGCGGAGTAGACACCTCCATGCTCCGCAGGGCCATCTGGAACTACATCCATTGCGTCTTTGGCATCAGGTGAGCACCTGGCTCCTCATCCAGGGCAGGTGTGGCCTGCAAAGCCTTGATCTAATCTCACAGttgctttccttttctgtttttccttttcctttctccctgcttttattgtTTCTCAAAGCAAATTCATTTCTTTGCTGGTTATAAAAGGTAATAGATGTGCTCACTGTTTGAACCTTGTGAATGATATTCTTTAATCCCACCCACTATAGataactatgtgtgtgtgtatatataagtaAAGAAATTTACGTTTGTATCTCCATTCCAAGTAGTAGTTCTTTGCTGCTAATAAGTAAGGACAACATAAATGCCTATCAGTAGAGGACTTTAAATAATGTTATTATATTCATTCAGTGAACTATTAGGCAACTATTAAAGATGATAATATGGTCTATTTATTTTGCCATGAATGTATTGAGGGTAAAGAAAACTTTTTATCCACCAGAATCttgtttttgttctctctctctctctctcttgctgtaCACTGAAGTGTTATTTAATAGTGGTTGTCACTATAGTATGTAATGAATTACATTTTCATCTTATTAcctaagtatttatttaattttttttcagtagttttcttttttaattgatggTATCATACTTGGTATATTCTGCAATTTGCTTTTTTCACCTAATAATCTGTTATGAACCACTCTCCTTGTCAGTATGCTTTCTAACCTGCACGGTGTTCTgttatattattcagccatttccATATTGTTGGATATTTAAGTGGTTTGCAATTTCTCACTATTACAAACACCATCTGCACTGACTACTCATATACCTAAGTCCTTATAGATAAATCCTAgatatttctttacatttctattacttacattttctattatatatatttccatatttatattatttacttaCATTATTTATAAATTCCTTGCCAGGAATATACACagaacaatttctttttatttaataaaatctcATTCTGATAACATTGTgggaaattaaggaaaaaaagcaatttcCCCAAATTCTTCTATTCCACACCAGACTCACATCCTGtgatatttttctccatttcttttttatttctcacataGTTGCATTTGTATAGTTGAAattatggttattttatttttaaaaatatattttgacattGGTAAAGAGAAACAACCAGATTTATAGTAAATTGAGCCTACAcagataatgaagaaaataaaactcatcCATGATCCCACCCCCTTATTATGGTAGCgtacttcctttcttcttttccatgcACAAATAACCAAAACATACCATTCTGCAAAAACAAGATTTGCTTGCCTTCCATTTCACTTACTTTACTCATTAAATCAAATATGAGCACATTTTAGtaaatacttgattttttttcttgcttttctcatttaacaGTTTACTccaaacatcagaaaaaaaatcccctaatttttaaaacaatacatgTACTTTGTAGAAAATGTGCATTTTTGTGCATTACTGCTTCCCATGCCAGGGAAGGCCCAGGATGGGCGAGCATCTTAGAGTAGAGCTCAGCCTATTCCTGCAAGCTGTGAACAGGCTCCTCGCGCTCCAGCATGGTCCTCGCTCCTGTACCTTTGGCTACCAAATCCGTCCTCCAGTTCTCAGCCCTCCCGTTCGCTTCCCTGTCCTCACTGATCTGTGATGCCTCATTGGCTTACTGGACTGGGGAGTGACAAAGTGGCTTCTAAGCTTGTCACCAACTTGCTCCTTGACTTGAGCAAGTTAATTGCCTTCTCCAGGCCTGAGTTtgcccatctgcaaaatgaataccagcttcttttcatcctttccctcGTCCTTCTCCAGGGTAAATATTTGCACTGACCTCCTGCCCCATTTTCCATGTTACTGTAATGTGCTGAATATGACCTTGGaggcaggcagagctgggcttgAATCCCATTCCCAGCTGTGGGACCTAGGATGAGTGACTTTacttctgaatctcagtttcacCTTTACAGGGAGGCCAGTGACTGTGGGGTACCAGAGTTTCGTACATTGTAGTATATGGTAGTTTCAGAGATTCTAAGAGGAACCAAGCTTCAAGCTGCTTCCtactttctgccttttcttgccctttcttcctccttctataGTGTGGGGGTAGGGGACAAGAGCTCCTTTTGGGAGCAGAGAGTGAGTAATGCTGTTGGGGCCTTTCCATCCAGATATGATGACTATGACTATGGGGAGGTGAACCAGCTCCTGGAGCGGAACCTCAAGGTCTATATCAAGACAGTGGCCTGCTACCCAGAGAAGACCACCCGAAGAATGTACAACCTCTTCTGGAGGCACTTCCGCCACTCAGAGAAGGTATGGGcctgtgggggaggagagggttCTGGCCTCAGTGAGGTAGCCCAGACTGAGCCTCTTCTGCCAGGTGTGACACCTGGGGGTATTGTCCTAGGTTCAAGTTCTACCCTATTGTGTGATTTCAGACTACTCACCTACAAAATGGGAATGTGCTTCACGGGGTCCTCAGTGGCTGCCAGGAGGACATGGGTTCAAATCATAGCGGTCACTATCACTCACTAGCAAGGTGACCTTGAAGTCACTTTACCTCCCTGAGCTTGTTACATTTACAGTAGGAATAAATACTGCCTGCATTTCAAGGTCCCTGggagaatgaaatgggaaaatgaatATAAATCTCTTGTCCCAAATAGGTGCTATGGGGTAGCTTTTTTTTTAGCTTTGGGAGTTAGAGATTAGTCATGATAGAGATGAATGGGCTTAAAATTCTTCAGCAGTCTTTGCCCCAAAGTGCTCAGAGCCTTAGGAAAGGGAAGGATAGTTGAATGGTCAGGGGTAAAGGCAGCCTGGGAGATGTGGGGATGGTGAGGTGTGTCATCAGTTGCCAACAAGCCCTTGTCTGTGCCTCAGGTCCATGTGAACTTGCTGCTTCTGGAGGCCCGCATGCAAGCCGCCCTGCTCTACGCCCTCCGTGCCATCACCCGCTACATGACCTGACTCCTACACAGGACCTGGGCCTGGAGCAGCTGACTGGGGGCATTCTCCCCCCTGCAAGGACTTCTCTGTCTGGATACAGACCCCAATCCCTCTCTGTCCCATGCCCACCCACCCTACTCTGGAGGTGGACTTGTGTATGACATGCAGCCCCCAAGCCATACCCTCCTTTCCCTCACTGTAATGGACAGGATCATTGCACTATCTGGGATCTCAGCTCTGCCCCTTGGGAGCTGGAAGAGGACTGGAAGATCCCAAGGGATTGTGCCcttcttcctgcccctgcccccagaggCAGAGGGCACAGGAAGGAAATGGGCTGAACTTGGACTTGTGTGCCAGCAGGCTGGGCCCCAGGCACTGCAAGTACTATGGCTTTCCAGGCCTGGTCCCTGGCTGGCCCCTGAGGGAAGGGGGGCAAACACCTGCAAGGATCAACACTCCAAGCGACTtggcctctttcctcctcctccctcattcTCGGACTTCATTACCTCTCACCTGCCATTCACCCATCAATGTGAAAGTCAGGGCCACAGCTGGTCTGTGTGTCTGGCTCCCCAAAAGCCTGTTTGGTGGACAGCCTGAAGGCCCCTTGTTCCCTGGCTGCCCCAATCCTAGTTCAGTTCCTTTGACTTCTTCACCCTCTTACCCTTTCTCCAGTGCCTGGTGGCATGAGGCCCCATGAGAGAGACCAAAAACACCAAAAATAGTAGGTTATTTCTGGAGAGTTTGGAGTCTTGCCTTCTGAAGAGAACGGAGATTATATTATAAATTCTCTGTATTTTGGTTCTCTGTGGGTGAGGTCTACAGGGCTTCACTCCTGAACCACAGTCAATTCCTGAGAAGAGGAGGACAGAGAAATCTGTTCTCCCCAGAACCGCAGTGCCCCGCAGAGGCTGACACTCTCCTATCATCCGTGGCTCTGCTGGCAAACGTTTGCTTAAGAAGTTGAGCCTTTCTAGCCCCCAGCACGTGGCTCggggagaggtgggagaccaCGGGGTTCTTGTTTAGGTCCTGCCACAGGCCAGGTGACCAAACTTCGACCTCCCTTTCTGCAGTGGCTGAATGAGGGATGGGACAAAGTTTCTGCAATGTCCAAGTTTTTCCTCTGGGATTCTTAGGCTAGCCCACCAGCAGTCAACTGCAAATCTTGCAGAATCTCAAAGGCCTCTGAGGACCCCCCTCTTGCAGTCAGTCTCTCCTGGCTACCTTGTAAAGACACCCCATCCCAGTTTCTGTCTCTGATTTTAGGTGGGTTGCTTGGACACAGAAGCAGCCAAGAAGTAATCCCATACTTTCTGTAACAAACAAGCTGTGAATTATGACTCCCCTTGCCCTTCCTGGCAGTATATGCCTCCTCTGACCAGTCTG of Manis javanica isolate MJ-LG chromosome 4, MJ_LKY, whole genome shotgun sequence contains these proteins:
- the SESN2 gene encoding sestrin-2, whose translation is MIVADSECRAELQGYLRFARGGGGGPGAGEEQGESRARRGPRGPSAFIPVEEVLREGAESLEQHLGLEALMSSGRVDNLAVVMGLHPDYLSSFWRLHYQLLHTDGPLASSWRHYIAIMAAARHQCSYLVGSHMAEFLQTGGDPEWLLGLHRAPEKLRKLSEINKLLAHRPWLITKEHIQALLKTGEHSWSLAELIQALVLLTHCHSLASFVFGCGILPEGDPEGSPAPQAPSPPSGQSSPPSRDPLNNSGGFEAAQDVEVLMERMRQLQESLLWDEGASQEEMESRFELEKSESLLVTPSADFLEPSPHPDMLCFVEDPTFGYEDFTRRGVQAPPTFRAQDYTWEDHGYSLIQRLYPEGGQLLDEKFQAAYSLTYNTIAMHSGVDTSMLRRAIWNYIHCVFGIRYDDYDYGEVNQLLERNLKVYIKTVACYPEKTTRRMYNLFWRHFRHSEKVHVNLLLLEARMQAALLYALRAITRYMT